A single Actinomadura algeriensis DNA region contains:
- a CDS encoding TetR family transcriptional regulator, translating into MRQRDLPRERLLEAARAFVESGDWEDLRIAPVARAAGVSRQTAYNEFGSRLGLVRALVDREVDGFVGGVQERMERHVDDVPAAVEAAVLHALAEAGRRPLLRGILGAGRNRDDDLLGLATRGTDLLLRRLVEAFRAYADAVWPTIPDEAKNLLVESLMRLTVSHAVAPLHAPGEVARGMAELTRRLLSPHPAGPGDEKADVP; encoded by the coding sequence ATGCGTCAACGTGATCTTCCGCGGGAGCGGCTGCTCGAGGCCGCCCGCGCGTTCGTGGAGAGCGGGGACTGGGAGGACCTGCGGATCGCCCCGGTCGCGCGGGCGGCCGGGGTCAGCAGGCAGACCGCCTACAACGAGTTCGGCTCCCGGCTGGGGCTGGTGCGCGCGCTCGTCGACCGCGAGGTGGACGGGTTCGTCGGCGGCGTCCAGGAGCGGATGGAACGGCACGTCGACGACGTCCCGGCGGCGGTCGAGGCGGCCGTCCTGCACGCCCTCGCGGAGGCGGGCCGCAGGCCGCTGCTGCGCGGCATCCTCGGTGCGGGCCGCAACCGCGACGACGACCTGCTCGGCCTGGCCACCCGGGGGACCGACCTGCTGCTGCGGCGGCTCGTGGAGGCGTTCCGCGCCTACGCCGACGCGGTCTGGCCGACGATCCCGGACGAGGCCAAGAACCTGCTGGTGGAGTCGCTGATGCGGCTGACGGTCAGCCACGCGGTCGCGCCGCTGCACGCGCCCGGCGAGGTGGCACGGGGCATGGCCGAGCTGACCCGGCGGCTGCTGTCCCCGCACCCGGCCGGTCCGGGGGACGAAAAGGCGGACGTGCCGTGA
- a CDS encoding Asp23/Gls24 family envelope stress response protein, with protein MSEPDERPAEHGRPAPRPDTGPMRFFSGPPGPMAPPGTPLSAPPPASPEFLADRASAPPSPSPVPPPRPHGEARVPAEHGGAGVDGRIAIEDAVLAKIAELSALDVRGVVALSVPDGDGDGGVRVRVRDDEVTVDLGIVVAYGTVIRDVAAAVQENAARMAGLMLGMRVAAVNVSVEDVRRPTA; from the coding sequence ATGAGCGAGCCCGACGAGCGTCCCGCCGAGCACGGCCGTCCGGCACCGCGCCCGGACACCGGCCCGATGCGGTTCTTCTCCGGGCCGCCGGGGCCCATGGCCCCGCCCGGCACCCCGCTGTCCGCGCCACCGCCCGCCTCCCCCGAATTCCTCGCCGACCGGGCGTCCGCGCCCCCGTCGCCGTCGCCCGTCCCGCCGCCGCGTCCGCACGGGGAGGCGCGGGTTCCGGCGGAGCACGGCGGCGCGGGCGTGGACGGACGCATCGCGATCGAGGACGCGGTGCTCGCGAAGATCGCCGAGCTGTCCGCGCTGGACGTGCGCGGCGTCGTCGCGCTGAGCGTCCCGGACGGGGACGGCGACGGCGGGGTCCGCGTGCGGGTGCGCGACGACGAGGTGACGGTCGACCTCGGCATCGTCGTCGCGTACGGCACCGTGATCAGGGACGTGGCGGCGGCGGTGCAGGAGAACGCGGCGCGGATGGCGGGCCTGATGCTCGGGATGCGCGTCGCGGCCGTGAACGTGTCGGTCGAGGACGTCCGCAGGCCGACCGCCTGA
- a CDS encoding HIT family protein: protein MTAEPEEPVEHEERHGPEEPSGAGPGDRRTPRFEEERGGAGTPDNFQRLWTPHRMAYIKGTGSGEGCPFCEIPKMTDEEGLVVSRGKTVFTVLNLYPYNSGHLMVVPYRHVADYGDLDEAEYTELAEFTRLALAALRKASGAQGFNVGMNLGLVAGAGIAAHLHQHVVPRWGGDTNFMPVVGHTNVLPQLLRETRRMIAGCWPGGD, encoded by the coding sequence TTGACCGCAGAGCCGGAGGAGCCCGTGGAGCACGAGGAGCGGCACGGGCCCGAAGAGCCGTCCGGGGCGGGCCCCGGTGACCGGCGCACTCCCCGCTTCGAGGAGGAGCGGGGCGGGGCGGGCACGCCCGACAACTTCCAGCGGCTCTGGACCCCGCACCGGATGGCCTACATCAAGGGGACGGGGTCGGGGGAGGGCTGCCCCTTCTGCGAGATCCCGAAGATGACCGACGAGGAGGGCCTCGTCGTGTCCCGCGGGAAGACGGTCTTCACGGTCCTCAACCTGTACCCGTACAACTCGGGGCATCTCATGGTCGTCCCGTACCGGCACGTCGCCGACTACGGCGATCTGGACGAGGCCGAGTACACGGAGCTGGCCGAGTTCACCCGGCTGGCGCTGGCGGCGCTGCGCAAGGCGAGCGGCGCGCAGGGCTTCAACGTCGGGATGAACCTCGGGCTGGTGGCGGGCGCCGGCATCGCCGCGCACCTGCACCAGCACGTCGTCCCGCGCTGGGGCGGCGACACGAACTTCATGCCGGTGGTCGGCCACACCAACGTGCTTCCGCAGCTGCTGCGCGAGACCCGCCGGATGATCGCCGGCTGCTGGCCCGGCGGGGACTGA
- a CDS encoding elongation factor G-like protein EF-G2, translated as MADKGGHTGGAGRAPEAGGCDKVRNVALVGHSGAGKTTLVEALLAATGTIQRAGRVEDGTTVSDFDEAELRRQRSVNLALAPLEHAGVKINLIDTPGYADFVGDLRAGLRAADAALFVISAVDGIDGLTRMLWDECAAVGMPRAVVITKIDQQRGDYDDTVLACQDVFGEGVAPVYFPTDGDGGPTGLIGLLTQRCLDYSTGRRTECEPDPRYLEQIAEQRAALIEGIIQESEDETLMDRYVSGEDIDVKALIADLETAVARGGFYPVLATAVPHGDHPGPVIGVQELLEVIVQAFPSPLEHGIPTVTPVGGGPPRKVACDPEGPLVAEVVKTTSDPYVGRVSLVRVFSGTLRPDTVVHVSGHGLEDRGHEDHDVDERVGALTSPLGKTQRTVASCGAGDVCAVAKLTRAETGDTLSDPGSPVIMAPWSMPDPLLPVAVRAHSKADEDKLGQALGRLVAEDPTLRLENNSETRQLVLWCMGEAHAEVLIERLHTRYGVAVDRAELRVPLRETFGGSAKGLGRHVKQSGGHGQYGICHIEVEPLPSGGGFEFVDKIVGGVIPRQFVPSVEKGLRHQMERGVSAGYPLVDVRVTLRDGKAHSVDSSDMAFQAAGAQALKDAAAAVPILLLEPVDEVDVLIADEHVGTVMSDLTARRGRVLGSRAIPGGRTAIKAEVPQLEIVRYAIDLRSMSHGTGTFSRAFLRYEPLPSHLTEKVAAASHQPA; from the coding sequence ATGGCGGACAAGGGAGGCCACACCGGGGGCGCCGGCAGGGCACCGGAGGCCGGCGGGTGCGACAAGGTGCGCAATGTCGCGCTGGTCGGCCATTCGGGGGCGGGCAAGACGACGCTCGTCGAGGCGCTGCTGGCGGCCACCGGCACGATCCAGCGGGCCGGCCGGGTCGAGGACGGCACCACCGTCAGCGACTTCGACGAGGCCGAGCTGCGCCGGCAGCGCTCGGTCAACCTCGCGCTCGCCCCGCTCGAGCACGCGGGCGTCAAGATCAACCTGATCGACACGCCGGGATACGCCGACTTCGTCGGGGACCTGCGGGCCGGGCTGCGCGCCGCGGACGCCGCGCTGTTCGTGATCTCGGCCGTGGACGGCATCGACGGGCTCACCCGGATGCTGTGGGACGAGTGCGCCGCGGTGGGCATGCCCCGCGCGGTCGTCATCACCAAGATCGACCAGCAGCGCGGCGACTACGACGACACCGTCCTGGCCTGCCAGGACGTCTTCGGCGAGGGCGTCGCGCCCGTCTACTTCCCCACCGACGGGGACGGCGGCCCGACCGGCCTGATCGGGCTGCTCACGCAGCGCTGCCTGGACTACTCCACCGGGCGCCGCACCGAATGCGAACCCGACCCGCGCTACCTGGAGCAGATCGCCGAGCAGCGCGCCGCGCTGATCGAGGGGATCATCCAGGAGAGCGAGGACGAGACCCTCATGGACCGGTACGTGTCCGGCGAGGACATCGACGTCAAGGCGCTGATCGCGGACCTGGAGACCGCGGTCGCGCGCGGCGGCTTCTATCCGGTGCTGGCGACGGCGGTGCCGCACGGCGACCATCCCGGCCCGGTGATCGGCGTGCAGGAGCTGCTGGAGGTCATCGTCCAGGCGTTCCCGTCGCCGCTCGAGCACGGGATCCCCACGGTGACGCCCGTCGGGGGCGGGCCGCCGCGCAAGGTCGCCTGCGATCCCGAGGGTCCGCTGGTCGCCGAGGTCGTCAAGACCACCTCCGACCCGTACGTGGGCCGCGTCTCGCTCGTCCGGGTGTTCTCCGGGACGCTGCGTCCCGACACCGTCGTGCACGTGTCCGGGCACGGCCTCGAGGACCGCGGGCACGAGGACCACGACGTCGACGAGCGGGTCGGCGCCCTCACCTCGCCGCTCGGCAAGACCCAGCGGACGGTCGCGTCGTGCGGCGCCGGGGACGTCTGCGCAGTCGCCAAGCTGACCCGCGCCGAGACCGGCGACACGCTCTCCGACCCCGGCTCCCCCGTGATCATGGCGCCGTGGTCGATGCCGGACCCGCTGCTGCCGGTCGCGGTCCGGGCGCACTCCAAGGCCGACGAGGACAAGCTCGGCCAGGCGCTCGGCCGGCTCGTCGCCGAGGACCCGACGCTGCGGCTGGAGAACAACTCCGAGACCCGGCAGCTCGTCCTGTGGTGCATGGGCGAGGCGCACGCCGAGGTGCTGATCGAGCGGCTGCACACCCGCTACGGCGTCGCGGTCGACCGGGCGGAGCTGCGGGTGCCGCTGCGGGAGACGTTCGGCGGCTCCGCCAAGGGCCTCGGGCGGCACGTCAAGCAGAGCGGCGGGCACGGCCAGTACGGCATCTGCCACATCGAGGTCGAGCCGCTGCCGTCCGGCGGGGGCTTCGAGTTCGTCGACAAGATCGTCGGCGGGGTGATCCCCCGCCAGTTCGTCCCGTCGGTCGAGAAGGGCCTGCGGCACCAGATGGAGCGCGGCGTGTCGGCCGGATACCCGCTGGTCGACGTCAGGGTGACGCTGCGCGACGGGAAGGCGCACTCGGTCGACTCGTCCGACATGGCGTTCCAGGCGGCCGGAGCGCAGGCGCTCAAGGACGCCGCGGCCGCGGTGCCGATCCTGCTGCTCGAACCGGTCGACGAGGTCGACGTGCTGATCGCCGACGAGCACGTGGGCACGGTCATGTCGGACCTGACCGCGCGGCGCGGCCGCGTCCTCGGCTCCCGGGCGATCCCGGGCGGCCGCACCGCGATCAAGGCGGAGGTGCCGCAGCTGGAGATCGTCCGGTATGCGATCGACCTGCGTTCGATGTCGCACGGCACCGGCACGTTCAGCCGCGCGTTCCTGCGCTACGAGCCGCTCCCGTCCCACCTGACCGAGAAGGTCGCCGCCGCGTCGCACCAGCCCGCCTGA
- a CDS encoding phosphatidylinositol mannoside acyltransferase: MTVRFRDEAADAAYALGWTVVRKTPERAARLAFTAIADRTWHRYGAGVRQLERNLCRVLGKDAVDDEVRVLSKKVMRSYFRYWLEVFRLPEYDRNRIVGKMRVTGEKKIFTNLDAGRGVVLALPHMGNYEHAGAWLVHQGYPFTTVAERLKPESLFDRFVEFREGLGMEVLAHKGASAYGRMARRLREGRPVCLVVDRDLTDSGVNVEFFGATARMPAVSAALAIQTGAALIPVTLWYEGEYWAARVHEEIPVPADGARQEKIRAMTQELATIFEGGIAAHPEDWHMLQKVWLDDLPGSPAEAPR; the protein is encoded by the coding sequence ATGACCGTACGGTTCCGTGACGAGGCCGCGGACGCCGCCTACGCGCTCGGCTGGACGGTCGTCCGCAAGACGCCCGAGCGGGCGGCCCGGCTGGCGTTCACCGCCATCGCCGACCGCACCTGGCACCGGTACGGCGCCGGGGTCCGGCAACTGGAACGGAACCTGTGCCGCGTCCTCGGCAAGGACGCCGTCGACGACGAAGTACGGGTCCTCAGCAAGAAGGTGATGCGGTCCTACTTCCGCTACTGGCTGGAGGTGTTCCGGCTCCCCGAGTACGACCGGAACCGGATCGTCGGGAAGATGCGCGTCACCGGCGAGAAGAAGATCTTCACGAACCTCGACGCGGGCCGCGGCGTCGTCCTCGCCCTCCCGCACATGGGCAACTACGAGCACGCCGGCGCCTGGCTCGTCCACCAGGGGTACCCCTTCACCACCGTCGCCGAGCGGCTCAAGCCCGAGTCGCTGTTCGACCGGTTCGTCGAGTTCCGCGAGGGGCTCGGCATGGAGGTCCTCGCGCACAAGGGCGCCTCGGCCTACGGCCGGATGGCGCGGCGCCTGCGCGAGGGACGCCCGGTCTGCCTCGTCGTCGACCGCGACCTCACCGACAGCGGCGTGAACGTCGAGTTCTTCGGCGCCACCGCCCGGATGCCCGCCGTCTCCGCGGCCCTGGCGATCCAGACCGGCGCCGCGCTGATCCCCGTGACGCTCTGGTATGAAGGGGAGTACTGGGCGGCGCGCGTGCACGAGGAGATCCCCGTGCCCGCCGACGGCGCAAGACAGGAGAAGATCCGCGCCATGACCCAGGAGCTCGCGACGATCTTCGAGGGGGGCATCGCCGCCCACCCCGAGGACTGGCACATGCTGCAGAAGGTGTGGCTCGACGACCTGCCGGGGAGCCCGGCGGAGGCACCCCGATGA
- a CDS encoding glycosyltransferase family 4 protein, translated as MRVGIVCPYTWNVPGGVQRHIADLAEALIDLGHTVSVITPADDDADLPPYAVPAGRAVPVPYNGSVARLAFGFLSSSRVRRWINEGGFDVLHVHEPAAPSLGLLACWAADGPIVGTFHASYEKSRVVSVTAPILQSALEKITGRIAVSEAARTTLVEHLGGDAVLIPNGVATERYAMADPLPGWPGRADGSGDGSGDEALGFLGRIDEPRKGLPVLLRAFEILGRARPRLRLLIAGPGDADDVLSRVSPELRDRVVLLGLVSEEDKVRAYHSVDVFVAPNLGGESFGIVLAEAMAAGAPILASDIEAFDRVLRGGRAGALFPTGDHEALAAAAGELLDDPARRKQLSAEARAAVRDYDWSAVARDVLRVYETVSLDHAGVVESGPGA; from the coding sequence ATGAGGGTCGGCATCGTCTGCCCCTACACCTGGAACGTCCCCGGCGGCGTCCAGCGGCACATCGCCGATCTCGCCGAGGCGCTGATCGACCTCGGCCACACCGTCTCGGTGATCACTCCGGCCGACGACGACGCCGACCTTCCCCCGTACGCGGTCCCCGCCGGACGCGCCGTCCCCGTCCCCTACAACGGCTCGGTCGCGCGGCTCGCGTTCGGGTTCCTGTCGTCGAGCCGGGTCCGGCGCTGGATCAACGAGGGCGGCTTCGACGTGCTGCACGTGCACGAACCGGCCGCGCCGTCGCTCGGCCTGCTCGCCTGCTGGGCGGCCGACGGCCCGATCGTCGGCACGTTCCACGCGTCCTACGAGAAGTCCCGCGTCGTGTCGGTCACCGCCCCGATCCTGCAGAGCGCCCTGGAGAAGATCACCGGGCGGATCGCGGTGTCGGAGGCGGCCCGCACCACGCTCGTCGAGCACCTCGGCGGCGACGCCGTCCTCATTCCCAACGGGGTCGCCACCGAGCGGTACGCGATGGCCGACCCGCTGCCCGGCTGGCCCGGCCGCGCCGACGGCTCCGGGGACGGGTCCGGCGACGAGGCGCTCGGCTTCCTCGGCCGGATCGACGAACCCCGCAAGGGCCTGCCGGTGCTGCTGCGCGCCTTCGAGATCCTCGGCCGCGCCCGTCCCCGGCTGCGGCTGCTGATCGCCGGGCCGGGCGACGCCGACGACGTGCTGTCGCGCGTCTCCCCGGAACTGCGCGACCGGGTCGTCCTGCTCGGCCTGGTCAGCGAGGAGGACAAGGTCCGCGCCTACCACTCGGTGGACGTGTTCGTCGCGCCGAACCTCGGCGGGGAGAGCTTCGGGATCGTCCTCGCCGAGGCGATGGCGGCGGGCGCCCCCATCCTGGCCAGCGACATCGAGGCGTTCGACCGGGTGCTGCGCGGCGGCCGCGCCGGGGCGCTGTTCCCCACCGGCGACCACGAGGCGCTCGCCGCGGCGGCCGGCGAACTGCTCGACGACCCCGCCCGCCGCAAGCAGCTGTCCGCCGAGGCGCGCGCCGCGGTCCGCGACTACGACTGGTCGGCCGTCGCCCGCGACGTGCTGAGGGTGTACGAGACCGTCTCCCTCGACCACGCCGGCGTCGTCGAGTCCGGCCCCGGTGCCTAG
- a CDS encoding LemA family protein codes for MHDWIIDVLFWIAVAFLLAVYVSWRATRLDRLHVRVETARAALDAALVRRAAAALELAASRLLDPATSLVLATAAHEARTADAEHREFAESDLSRALRAVVDQPGFVDALTGRGDGDGKAVLEELSSSAAKVAYARRFYNDAVSQARIARRKLLIRALRLAGRAPLPGFFEIDDDPPGI; via the coding sequence ATGCACGACTGGATCATCGACGTCCTGTTCTGGATCGCCGTCGCGTTCCTGCTCGCCGTGTACGTCTCGTGGCGCGCGACCCGCCTCGACCGGCTGCACGTCCGCGTCGAGACGGCCCGCGCCGCGCTCGACGCGGCGCTCGTCCGGCGGGCGGCCGCCGCGCTCGAGCTGGCCGCGTCCCGGCTGCTGGACCCCGCGACCAGCCTCGTCCTCGCCACCGCCGCGCACGAGGCCCGCACCGCCGACGCCGAGCACCGCGAGTTCGCCGAGAGCGACCTGTCGCGGGCGCTGCGCGCGGTCGTCGACCAGCCCGGCTTCGTCGACGCGCTCACCGGCCGCGGCGACGGCGACGGCAAGGCGGTGCTGGAGGAACTGTCCTCCTCCGCCGCGAAGGTCGCCTACGCCCGCCGCTTCTACAACGACGCCGTCTCGCAGGCCCGCATCGCGCGGCGCAAACTGCTGATCCGGGCGCTGCGGCTGGCCGGGCGGGCCCCGCTGCCCGGATTCTTCGAGATCGACGACGACCCGCCCGGAATCTGA
- a CDS encoding DUF3048 domain-containing protein, translating into MRISWGATTAGRTAAGLGTLVLAAALAACSGGDGGRDAEPPSAPGGRDGAGTSGHPGPSTHPFNGGEQGLCDPVLAVKIANTEKALPQSGVQDADIVYVEQVEGGATRLMAVYSSRLPERVGPVRSARISDLHLLAQFGRPAFAFSGVQSKMKKDIRQAPSYDVSQENGGSAYFRAGPKPIPYNLYADPRDLLALAPHATGPRDIGFRFGPAPGGGEPTKSFTAKWPAATMGFTWSAKEKRWLASYDGRPDVSAEGDRLGGATIVVQYAKTTRSKFHDSLGNYTPLIRTTGTGRALVLRDGKGYDARWSRPSERQGTTFTTADGKPMTFAPGQVWVVLVNDGGPVIP; encoded by the coding sequence GTGCGAATCTCCTGGGGCGCGACCACCGCGGGCCGGACGGCCGCGGGGCTCGGGACGCTCGTCCTGGCCGCCGCGCTCGCCGCCTGCTCCGGCGGGGACGGGGGGCGCGACGCCGAACCGCCGAGCGCGCCGGGCGGACGGGACGGCGCCGGGACGTCCGGGCACCCGGGCCCGTCGACCCACCCGTTCAACGGCGGCGAGCAGGGCCTGTGCGACCCGGTCCTCGCCGTGAAGATCGCCAACACCGAGAAGGCGCTCCCGCAGTCGGGCGTCCAGGACGCCGACATCGTCTACGTCGAGCAGGTCGAGGGCGGCGCGACCCGGCTGATGGCGGTGTACTCGTCCCGGCTGCCCGAGCGCGTCGGGCCCGTCCGCAGCGCCCGGATCTCGGACCTGCACCTCCTCGCCCAGTTCGGACGTCCCGCGTTCGCCTTCTCCGGCGTGCAGAGCAAGATGAAGAAGGACATCCGGCAGGCGCCGTCCTACGACGTCTCGCAGGAGAACGGCGGCTCCGCCTACTTCCGCGCTGGGCCCAAGCCGATCCCCTACAACCTGTACGCCGACCCCCGCGACCTGCTCGCACTGGCGCCCCACGCGACCGGGCCGCGCGACATCGGCTTCCGCTTCGGGCCCGCCCCGGGCGGCGGCGAGCCCACGAAGTCGTTCACCGCGAAATGGCCCGCGGCGACCATGGGCTTCACCTGGTCGGCGAAGGAGAAGCGCTGGCTGGCGAGCTACGACGGCCGTCCCGACGTCTCCGCGGAGGGCGACCGGCTCGGCGGCGCCACGATCGTCGTCCAGTACGCGAAGACGACCCGCTCGAAGTTCCACGACTCCCTCGGCAACTACACGCCGCTGATCCGGACGACCGGGACCGGGCGCGCGCTCGTCCTGCGCGACGGCAAGGGTTACGACGCCCGCTGGTCACGGCCGTCCGAGCGGCAGGGCACGACCTTCACGACCGCCGACGGGAAGCCGATGACGTTCGCGCCCGGCCAGGTGTGGGTCGTCCTGGTCAACGACGGCGGCCCCGTCATCCCCTGA
- the pdxS gene encoding pyridoxal 5'-phosphate synthase lyase subunit PdxS, whose product MSTSSPASENTAPETGTARVKRGMAEMLKGGVIMDVVTPEQAKIAEDAGAVAVMALERVPADIRVEGGISRMSDPDMIDGIIGAVSIPVMAKARIGHFVEAQVLQALGVDYVDESEVLTPADYENHIDKFAFTVPFVCGATNLGEALRRITEGAAMIRSKGEAGTGDVSNATTHMRQIRQQIRKLQNLPEDELYVAAKELQAPYELVKEVAKAGKLPVVLFTAGGIATPADAAMMMQLGAEGVFVGSGIFKSGNPAQRAEAIVKATTFHDDPGVIAKVSRGLGDAMVGINVASLGDDQKFAGRGW is encoded by the coding sequence GTGTCCACTTCCAGCCCCGCTTCCGAGAACACCGCGCCGGAGACCGGGACCGCCCGGGTCAAGCGCGGCATGGCGGAGATGCTCAAGGGCGGCGTGATCATGGACGTCGTCACGCCGGAGCAGGCGAAGATCGCCGAAGACGCCGGCGCCGTCGCCGTGATGGCCCTTGAGCGGGTTCCCGCCGACATCCGCGTCGAGGGCGGCATCTCCCGGATGAGCGACCCCGACATGATCGACGGCATCATCGGCGCCGTGTCCATTCCGGTCATGGCCAAGGCCCGCATCGGCCACTTCGTCGAGGCGCAGGTGCTGCAGGCGCTCGGCGTCGACTACGTCGACGAGTCCGAGGTGCTCACCCCCGCCGACTACGAGAACCACATCGACAAGTTCGCGTTCACCGTCCCGTTCGTGTGCGGCGCGACCAACCTCGGCGAGGCGCTGCGCCGCATCACCGAGGGCGCCGCGATGATCCGCTCCAAGGGCGAGGCGGGTACCGGCGACGTCTCCAACGCCACCACCCACATGCGGCAGATCCGGCAGCAGATCCGCAAGCTGCAGAACCTGCCCGAGGACGAGCTGTACGTCGCCGCCAAGGAGCTGCAGGCGCCCTACGAGCTCGTCAAGGAGGTCGCGAAGGCCGGCAAGCTGCCCGTCGTGCTGTTCACCGCCGGCGGCATCGCCACCCCGGCCGACGCCGCCATGATGATGCAGCTCGGAGCCGAGGGCGTCTTCGTCGGCTCCGGCATCTTCAAGTCCGGCAACCCCGCCCAGCGCGCCGAGGCGATCGTGAAGGCCACCACCTTCCACGACGACCCCGGCGTCATCGCCAAGGTCTCCCGCGGCCTCGGCGACGCGATGGTCGGCATCAACGTCGCCTCCCTCGGCGACGACCAGAAGTTCGCCGGCCGCGGCTGGTGA
- a CDS encoding DUF6928 family protein: protein MAWSVALACASAGEPAEVFRPGLRPDPDAAARIARGLHPAGGLTETGDTVLDFALWPYEDELFVGAFGAARDERALLVCDRRLFGLDDDARRVADTAAAALPGARCGVLVLHNVVRGCWFRWYEDAELRRDVFLTAEDGVIVDQGARLPAERPFWRALDAGAPDVPLPFDPERFGLALAAAHMFGRGIADRGKDGFLPLELPLRRFKFGRRDRAGAGAAR from the coding sequence ATGGCTTGGTCGGTCGCGCTGGCCTGTGCGAGCGCGGGAGAACCCGCCGAGGTCTTCCGTCCCGGGCTGCGCCCCGATCCGGACGCCGCCGCGCGCATCGCCCGCGGCCTGCACCCGGCGGGCGGCCTCACCGAGACCGGCGACACCGTCCTCGACTTCGCCCTCTGGCCCTACGAGGACGAACTGTTCGTCGGCGCGTTCGGCGCCGCCCGCGACGAGCGGGCGCTGCTGGTGTGCGACCGGCGGCTGTTCGGCCTCGACGACGACGCCCGCCGCGTCGCCGACACCGCCGCCGCCGCGCTGCCCGGCGCCCGCTGCGGCGTGCTCGTCCTGCACAACGTCGTCCGGGGCTGCTGGTTCCGCTGGTACGAGGACGCCGAACTGCGCCGCGACGTCTTCCTCACCGCCGAGGACGGCGTCATCGTCGACCAGGGCGCCCGGCTCCCCGCCGAGCGCCCGTTCTGGCGCGCCCTCGACGCCGGCGCGCCGGACGTCCCGCTGCCGTTCGACCCCGAGCGGTTCGGGCTGGCGCTCGCCGCCGCCCACATGTTCGGCCGCGGAATCGCCGACCGCGGCAAGGACGGTTTCCTGCCCCTGGAGCTGCCGCTGCGCCGCTTCAAGTTCGGCCGCCGCGACCGCGCCGGGGCCGGCGCCGCACGGTGA
- the pdxT gene encoding pyridoxal 5'-phosphate synthase glutaminase subunit PdxT produces the protein MTAVPTIGVLALQGDVREHARALEQAGARTLNVRRAEELERVDGLVLPGGESTAMWRLARAFDLLEPLRKRIEAGLPAYGSCAGMIMLADRVRDGAEGQETIGGIDMTVRRNAFGRQVDSFESDVPLTGMGDTPYHAVFIRAPWVESTGDAVEIIGRAEGGPNAGRIVAVRQGRLIATAFHPELTGDFRVHRYFADLVRRTMVEED, from the coding sequence GTGACTGCCGTACCGACCATCGGCGTCCTGGCCCTGCAGGGCGACGTGCGCGAGCACGCGCGCGCCCTCGAACAGGCCGGGGCCCGAACCCTGAACGTGCGCCGCGCCGAGGAGCTGGAACGGGTCGACGGACTCGTCCTGCCCGGCGGGGAGTCCACCGCCATGTGGCGGCTGGCCCGCGCGTTCGACCTGCTGGAGCCGCTCCGCAAGCGGATCGAGGCGGGACTGCCCGCCTACGGCTCCTGCGCCGGCATGATCATGCTGGCCGACCGCGTCCGCGACGGCGCGGAAGGCCAGGAGACCATCGGCGGGATCGACATGACGGTGCGGCGCAACGCCTTCGGCCGGCAGGTGGACTCGTTCGAGTCGGACGTGCCGCTGACCGGGATGGGCGACACGCCGTACCACGCCGTATTCATCCGCGCCCCCTGGGTGGAGTCCACCGGCGACGCGGTCGAGATCATCGGCCGCGCCGAGGGCGGCCCGAACGCCGGTAGGATCGTCGCCGTCCGCCAGGGCCGGCTGATCGCCACGGCGTTCCACCCGGAACTGACGGGCGACTTCCGCGTGCACCGCTACTTCGCCGATCTGGTGCGCCGGACGATGGTTGAGGAGGATTGA
- a CDS encoding YebC/PmpR family DNA-binding transcriptional regulator: MSGHSKWATTKHKKAALDAKRGKLFAKLIKNIEVAARTGGGDPDANPTLYDAVYKAKKNSVPNDNIERARKRGAGEEAGGADWQNITYEGYAPGGVAVLIECLTDNRNRAASEVRVALTRNGGSLADPGSVSYMFNRKGVVIVPKSGTSEDDVMMAVLDAGADEVNELDEENFEVVCEAGDLVAVRTALQDAGIDYESAESKFLPSVTVPLDEENAKKVFRLLDALEDSDDVQDVYANFDVPDDVLAAIDA; the protein is encoded by the coding sequence ATGTCCGGCCATTCCAAATGGGCGACGACCAAGCACAAGAAGGCGGCCCTCGACGCCAAGCGGGGCAAGCTCTTCGCGAAGCTGATCAAGAACATCGAGGTGGCGGCCCGCACGGGCGGCGGCGATCCCGACGCCAACCCCACCCTGTACGACGCCGTCTACAAGGCGAAGAAGAACTCCGTCCCCAACGACAACATCGAGCGCGCGCGCAAGCGCGGCGCCGGTGAAGAGGCCGGGGGCGCCGACTGGCAGAACATCACCTACGAGGGCTACGCGCCCGGCGGCGTCGCGGTGCTCATCGAGTGCCTGACCGACAACCGCAACCGCGCCGCCTCCGAGGTCCGCGTCGCCCTGACCCGCAACGGCGGCTCGCTCGCCGACCCGGGCTCGGTGTCGTACATGTTCAACCGCAAGGGCGTCGTGATCGTCCCGAAGAGCGGCACCAGCGAGGACGACGTCATGATGGCCGTCCTCGACGCCGGCGCCGACGAGGTCAACGAGCTCGACGAGGAGAACTTCGAGGTCGTCTGCGAGGCCGGTGACCTCGTCGCCGTCCGCACCGCACTGCAGGACGCCGGGATCGACTACGAGTCGGCCGAGAGCAAGTTCCTGCCGAGCGTCACCGTTCCCCTCGACGAGGAGAACGCCAAGAAGGTCTTCCGCCTCCTGGACGCCCTGGAGGACAGCGACGACGTCCAGGACGTCTACGCGAACTTCGACGTCCCCGACGACGTCCTCGCGGCGATCGACGCCTGA